Proteins found in one Paenibacillus borealis genomic segment:
- a CDS encoding aldo/keto reductase — protein MANHIPKVVLNDGLKVPAIGFGTAWIKGTEGVQHLKTALDLGYRLIDSAFNYENEGVVGEAVRQGGVPRDQLFITSKLPGRHHKYDEAIVTVQESLYRAGLDYYDLYLIHWPNPKVNLYVEAWQALIDAQKQGMIRSIGVSNFLPEHLDRLIQETGVAPSINQIELHPYYNQAEQRAYHEKHGIITESWSPLGRGTDLLKNEQLGAIATAHNKSISQIVLRWHVQLGAVPIPRSASEEHQRENINIFDFTLSDEEMKLISDIPTTGPLWDQDPAVYEEF, from the coding sequence ATGGCAAATCACATTCCAAAAGTAGTGTTGAACGACGGATTGAAAGTGCCTGCGATTGGCTTTGGAACGGCGTGGATTAAAGGCACGGAGGGAGTACAGCATTTGAAGACTGCCCTTGATTTGGGCTATCGCCTGATTGATTCAGCATTTAACTATGAGAACGAAGGCGTTGTCGGGGAAGCGGTGCGGCAGGGCGGAGTGCCCAGAGACCAGCTGTTCATTACATCCAAGCTCCCGGGACGCCACCATAAGTATGATGAGGCGATCGTGACAGTTCAGGAATCGTTGTACCGCGCGGGACTTGATTATTATGATCTGTATCTGATCCACTGGCCTAATCCGAAGGTGAACCTGTATGTAGAAGCGTGGCAGGCGCTGATCGATGCCCAGAAGCAGGGAATGATCCGCTCTATCGGAGTCAGCAACTTTTTGCCGGAGCATCTGGACCGTCTGATTCAGGAAACGGGCGTCGCACCGAGCATCAATCAGATTGAACTGCATCCGTATTACAATCAGGCAGAGCAGCGCGCTTACCACGAGAAACACGGTATTATTACAGAATCCTGGAGTCCGCTGGGACGAGGCACGGATCTGCTGAAGAATGAACAGCTCGGCGCGATTGCCACCGCCCATAATAAATCCATTTCGCAGATTGTTCTGCGCTGGCATGTGCAGCTGGGTGCGGTTCCGATTCCGCGTTCAGCGTCGGAGGAACATCAGCGGGAGAATATTAATATCTTCGACTTTACGCTGTCAGATGAAGAGATGAAGCTGATCTCGGATATTCCGACAACCGGACCGCTGTGGGATCAGGACCCGGCGGTGTATGAAGAGTTCTAA
- a CDS encoding PTS ascorbate transporter subunit IIC: MSIIKEPSIIIAIVTLLGLIFQRKKIPEIITGTTLSFMGFTMIKVGGGILGGVLTNFSKMFSYAFHLKGVVPSNEAIMALTIDQIGADAALILLFSMILNIVLARVTKFKYIYLSLHLVLFMSFAATAVMKGLGLSSVVTVIVGSLAIGSYMAVFPYLLRNASRNIIKSDEYTIAHASMTSYIIGTYLGKVFGNRENDTENIKINDRISFLRDPNVATTLTMLVLLLVSGLVAGADFVNELSEGKEYIVFILEQAAIFAAGLYIAKAGVKLFTTEIVPAFKGFSQVFAPGAIPGVDVLVLFDKSPNSALVGFLVSFFTGVACVFLFPLVGLPVIVPGIMACFLAGGAAAIFGNSSGGFRGAVISSCLNGFLLCLLPALTLPLFSYLGAEGVTFADPDFTSLSVILWGIFRWFH, translated from the coding sequence ATGAGTATTATCAAAGAGCCATCGATTATTATTGCCATTGTGACGCTTCTCGGCCTCATCTTCCAGCGTAAGAAGATTCCTGAAATTATTACGGGCACAACCCTATCCTTCATGGGCTTCACCATGATCAAAGTGGGCGGCGGTATCCTGGGCGGCGTGCTCACCAACTTCAGTAAAATGTTCTCGTATGCCTTCCACCTCAAGGGTGTTGTGCCGAGTAACGAAGCGATCATGGCGCTGACCATTGATCAGATTGGTGCGGATGCTGCGCTGATCCTGCTGTTCTCCATGATTCTGAACATTGTGCTTGCCCGTGTGACGAAGTTCAAATACATCTATCTGTCCCTGCACCTGGTTCTGTTCATGAGCTTCGCCGCTACTGCGGTTATGAAGGGTCTGGGCCTCAGTTCAGTAGTGACCGTTATTGTCGGTTCCCTGGCCATCGGCAGTTACATGGCGGTATTCCCTTATCTGCTGCGCAATGCCAGCCGGAATATCATCAAATCGGATGAATATACCATCGCGCATGCTTCCATGACCTCTTACATCATCGGTACGTATCTCGGCAAAGTATTCGGTAACCGTGAGAATGATACGGAGAATATTAAGATTAATGACCGCATCAGCTTTTTGCGCGATCCGAATGTGGCTACTACCTTAACGATGCTGGTGCTGCTGCTGGTGTCGGGACTCGTCGCCGGTGCTGATTTTGTAAATGAATTATCAGAGGGCAAGGAATATATCGTCTTCATTCTGGAGCAGGCTGCGATTTTTGCCGCCGGGTTGTATATCGCCAAAGCTGGTGTTAAGCTGTTTACTACAGAAATCGTCCCTGCCTTCAAAGGCTTCTCCCAAGTGTTCGCTCCGGGCGCAATCCCAGGCGTGGATGTCCTGGTACTGTTCGATAAGTCGCCCAATTCCGCTCTGGTAGGGTTCCTGGTCAGCTTCTTTACTGGTGTAGCCTGCGTGTTCCTGTTCCCGCTCGTCGGACTGCCGGTTATTGTTCCTGGAATCATGGCCTGCTTCCTGGCCGGCGGTGCTGCTGCGATCTTCGGGAATTCCAGCGGCGGCTTCAGAGGGGCTGTCATCTCCAGCTGTCTGAACGGCTTCCTGCTCTGTCTGCTGCCTGCACTTACTTTGCCGCTCTTCTCCTACCTGGGAGCTGAAGGGGTAACATTCGCTGATCCGGACTTCACTTCTCTTTCAGTGATCCTATGGGGGATCTTCCGCTGGTTCCACTAA
- a CDS encoding SDR family oxidoreductase — protein MSDQYTIQDPAKQYEKATPEFEQQQPSPGLEKKMHPRPDDGAGTYRGSGRLTGRKAVITGADSGIGRAVAIAFAREGADVVLAYLPEEEADAKEVVQLVEEAGRKAVAVPGDLKDEKYCEQLIAKAVEELGGIDILANIAGKQQFVPDIADLTTEQFDATFKTNVYALFWLCKAAVKHMKPGSTIINTASIQAYEPAPILLDYATTKSAINTFSKSLAQQVAAKGIRVNVVAPGPVWTPLQVSGGQPQEALKDFGAKTPLGRPGQPAEMAPAYVFLASQESSYVSGETLNANGGMPTP, from the coding sequence ATGAGCGATCAGTACACGATTCAGGACCCTGCGAAGCAGTATGAAAAAGCTACGCCGGAGTTTGAACAGCAACAGCCGAGTCCCGGCCTGGAGAAGAAGATGCATCCGCGTCCCGATGACGGGGCGGGAACGTACCGCGGCAGCGGACGGCTTACCGGCCGTAAGGCCGTGATAACCGGAGCGGACAGCGGAATCGGGCGGGCGGTAGCCATTGCTTTTGCCCGTGAAGGGGCTGATGTGGTGCTTGCGTATCTGCCGGAGGAAGAAGCTGACGCGAAGGAAGTCGTCCAGCTGGTGGAGGAAGCCGGACGGAAGGCAGTTGCCGTACCGGGCGATCTGAAGGACGAGAAGTATTGTGAACAACTGATTGCGAAGGCCGTGGAAGAACTGGGCGGGATTGATATCCTGGCCAACATCGCCGGTAAGCAGCAGTTTGTGCCGGATATCGCCGATCTGACCACAGAGCAATTCGATGCAACGTTCAAGACCAACGTATACGCGCTGTTCTGGCTCTGCAAGGCAGCGGTGAAACATATGAAGCCGGGCAGTACAATTATCAATACCGCATCCATTCAGGCTTATGAGCCTGCACCGATTCTGCTGGATTATGCCACAACCAAGAGTGCAATCAACACTTTCAGCAAATCGCTGGCTCAGCAGGTGGCGGCCAAGGGAATCCGGGTCAATGTTGTAGCACCTGGACCAGTATGGACTCCGCTTCAGGTAAGCGGAGGACAGCCGCAGGAAGCGCTCAAGGATTTCGGAGCCAAGACGCCGCTCGGCCGTCCCGGCCAGCCGGCTGAAATGGCCCCGGCTTATGTGTTCCTGGCCAGTCAGGAATCCAGCTATGTCAGCGGCGAGACCTTGAATGCTAACGGCGGCATGCCGACACCTTAA
- a CDS encoding LacI family DNA-binding transcriptional regulator, with protein MAVTMKEVAERAGVSKSTVSQFLNKRFNYMSVDTKKKIEEAIEELNYIPNEVARSLKHKKTFIVGVISSTILSRFTTEVVRAIEDECQLKGVQVIVCNTDDDPLKEKKYVQSMIARQVDGLIIFPTEENKKMYSSLVKNGYPFVFVDRKIDDINVDTVLLNNEKASGLAVEAFALHNHTQIGIITFPLGKKAITTRIERLSGYRNTLKKHGLPVNENYIKSGRLDEMPALIRQLFHMDNPPTAIIATNDMILEQVLIYAKNNRLSIPEDFSLIGIDDVSFASFYNPPITTISQPSFEMGKRSARLLLDLIDQKEEEQKGRPELVRLNPEIRHRESVRRLN; from the coding sequence ATGGCAGTTACGATGAAGGAAGTTGCCGAACGTGCAGGGGTATCCAAGAGTACGGTTTCGCAATTTCTTAACAAAAGATTCAACTATATGAGTGTGGACACGAAGAAGAAGATTGAAGAGGCTATTGAAGAGCTTAACTATATTCCCAATGAGGTGGCCCGCAGTCTCAAGCATAAGAAGACGTTCATTGTAGGCGTGATTTCCTCAACCATTCTATCGAGATTTACTACGGAAGTGGTGCGTGCCATAGAGGATGAATGCCAGCTGAAGGGCGTCCAGGTGATCGTCTGCAACACCGATGATGACCCGCTCAAGGAGAAGAAATACGTCCAGTCGATGATTGCGCGGCAGGTGGACGGGCTGATTATTTTCCCGACGGAAGAGAATAAGAAGATGTATTCTTCGCTGGTTAAGAACGGTTATCCGTTTGTATTTGTTGACCGCAAAATTGATGATATCAACGTAGACACCGTACTGCTCAATAATGAGAAAGCCAGCGGGCTGGCAGTCGAAGCCTTCGCCCTTCATAACCATACCCAAATAGGCATAATCACCTTCCCGCTTGGCAAAAAGGCAATCACCACGCGGATTGAGCGCTTGTCCGGATACAGGAACACGCTGAAGAAGCATGGCCTTCCGGTGAATGAGAACTATATCAAAAGCGGCAGGCTGGACGAAATGCCGGCGCTGATCAGGCAGCTGTTCCATATGGACAATCCGCCTACTGCCATCATCGCTACCAATGATATGATTCTGGAGCAGGTGCTGATCTATGCCAAGAATAACCGCTTAAGTATCCCTGAGGATTTCTCCCTGATTGGAATAGATGATGTATCCTTTGCTTCCTTCTACAATCCGCCGATTACGACCATATCCCAGCCAAGCTTTGAAATGGGGAAAAGAAGTGCCCGGCTGCTGCTCGACTTAATTGACCAGAAGGAGGAAGAGCAGAAGGGACGGCCTGAGCTTGTCCGCTTGAACCCCGAGATTAGACACAGGGAATCGGTCCGCAGGTTAAACTGA
- a CDS encoding AAA domain-containing protein — translation MGISEDQRIAAKQKLIQVFTYLQALHQLKQPIIKRISGQLWSQTLADLPVHSNVSCDFTEGISPSERIEDEMSEVLLRVKRPDRTACPKPPELLQRWLKPDWENIHARLERLESMDSYRETTDSGEYEAYVERFDQDEERVRLWENWIVEREAWQEREWPVRRTIRLFEDLYMLYSWIDRERDAVELMIGDGMLHWELTPEPIHHPVLLQRVELVFNPEGPEFTVIASEAAPEFHGSLFRDVPEVSPGSLKKCNAELLEAGCFPLDFSATDDYLRKVSGYLSAQAEFIPFHRTSAQPAQDRTAVYIRREPVIFLRRRSAGFDHAFEEIIQDLHDREELPQAIARITGIDPGEDSSETQVFTYSNLNVNGENEDVLFTKEANSEQLDIALKLGRYGSVLVQGPPGTGKTHTIANLLGHFLAEGKSVLVTSHTSRALAVLRDKVARPLQDLCVSVLDDASGQKQLENSIDKITSTLSSISIDQTEAEVELLTTGRKSILEQIRGIEDRLRLSRENDYRPIVISGTAFDPSEAAKLIFAGRDTMEQIPGRVAAGHACPLTPEELEHLYRSSGEISAQDETEFQYLSNRLELSVTPEIFHALVLEHQQLSDMDTGRHLPYFTPGSDVSPDKLNAALQQLREAFGGVSEEEWKLDLISAKDNDKHDWTNLLEEVEKWLELYRIARTAKYKYGFEHLAGTDLQPLLPVLEEMKRYLEGGGKLSAFQLLLKRQWKKACELIAPPGKGTEEVNADYLEALLAVGAYQDQHTKSVIRWKRQVTDRGGYDLSQFGPQPEEYMDQIIQEIRSLLDWRQTSLDPPLHSLEGEGLLWNVLLNASPMAVGKHMEWQHMRELIEQELPSIIDSYIAAERWKTVKEQLAEAGRAAESLADYRSAIAGRLQQSVVRLDPQSYEQAYQAVQLLWDKSALIGQRQEWLQRLQQSAPDWAQAVRSRSGIHGEHQAPAGLEAVWLLKQLDMELDQRAGISAQELQEELADVRREFKAATLQLVEKKAWLALARKTTLKQQNALHGWKLLMKKAGKRTGKAAPHLLAEARKLMPVCQTAVPVWIMPTYRVVDSFTPSENRFDVVIVDEASQADIMALTALYLGTQIVVVGDDEQVSPEAVGQRLDETRRLMDAHLEGIPNAALYDGSTSIYDLAKTSFAGMTQLREHFRCVEPIIQFSNLLSYNGSILPLRDASGVITKPYTVEYRVQGGNRNNKRNEVEAEAIASLILSAIRLEEYKDATFGVITLLGEEQAILIDQYLQKYIPATEYKRRKIRCGNSAQFQGDERDIIFLSMVDASEEAVPLRLISDPGNRTKKRYNVAVSRARDQLWLVHSLDSVAQLKEGDLRKRLIEYVRNPYEADETYKQHEPVPESEFERQVMRRVLQESYRVLPQWKVGAYRIDMVVEGGGKRLAVECDGDKWHPAGKLKEDMDRQSILERLGWRFVRIRGGEFFRNPEQALQPLFRRLEELNIPRELHRQEEDADAGDTGQHALKAAVVNGAAQIRREWQELDQESGADHSTAAESAAEPAGFMAAEQEETAEIFYQEISRQPNLTDYWTEEMRNREEERQAALEQELIRLEADAGLEVPYWQGLSADSAETGDYGDSGFELAEYLYSRGLLFVDTRDQDGVIWIIEDLGLIRYLPELRRKGVPLHYLKEGVYATRWRAAWYSR, via the coding sequence ATGGGAATTAGCGAAGATCAGCGAATCGCGGCGAAACAGAAGCTTATTCAGGTATTTACCTATCTGCAGGCTCTGCATCAGCTGAAGCAGCCGATAATCAAGCGCATATCCGGGCAGTTATGGTCGCAGACCCTTGCCGACCTGCCGGTTCATTCTAATGTAAGCTGTGATTTCACAGAGGGGATAAGCCCTTCTGAACGTATAGAAGATGAGATGTCTGAGGTGCTGCTGCGCGTGAAGCGGCCTGACCGGACCGCCTGCCCGAAACCGCCGGAGCTGCTGCAGCGCTGGCTGAAGCCGGATTGGGAGAACATTCATGCCCGTCTGGAACGGCTGGAGAGCATGGACAGTTACCGGGAAACTACGGATTCCGGGGAATATGAAGCTTATGTTGAACGTTTCGATCAGGACGAAGAGAGAGTGCGGCTCTGGGAGAATTGGATTGTGGAGCGTGAGGCCTGGCAGGAGAGGGAGTGGCCTGTCCGCAGAACGATCAGGCTGTTTGAGGATCTGTATATGCTCTATTCATGGATTGACCGTGAACGGGATGCCGTGGAGCTGATGATCGGCGACGGGATGCTGCACTGGGAGCTCACTCCGGAGCCGATTCATCATCCGGTGCTCTTACAAAGGGTCGAGCTTGTATTCAATCCGGAGGGACCTGAATTTACAGTCATCGCCTCCGAAGCTGCTCCCGAATTTCATGGCTCCTTATTCAGAGATGTGCCCGAAGTCAGCCCGGGGTCCCTTAAGAAATGTAACGCGGAGTTGCTGGAGGCTGGCTGCTTCCCTTTGGATTTCAGTGCTACGGATGATTATTTACGCAAAGTATCCGGGTATTTGTCTGCCCAGGCGGAGTTTATCCCTTTTCATAGAACCTCTGCACAACCGGCTCAGGATAGGACAGCAGTGTATATCCGGAGGGAGCCGGTTATTTTTCTGCGCAGGCGGTCGGCTGGTTTCGATCATGCGTTCGAAGAGATTATTCAGGATTTACATGATAGAGAGGAACTCCCCCAGGCGATTGCCAGAATTACCGGAATTGATCCGGGAGAGGATTCATCGGAAACGCAGGTGTTTACGTATTCTAATTTGAATGTAAATGGTGAGAATGAAGATGTCCTGTTCACCAAAGAAGCGAATTCGGAGCAGCTGGATATCGCACTGAAGCTGGGGAGATATGGCTCCGTTCTGGTACAGGGGCCGCCGGGTACCGGGAAGACGCATACGATTGCCAATCTGCTGGGCCATTTTCTGGCGGAAGGCAAGAGCGTGCTGGTCACGAGCCATACTTCAAGGGCACTGGCTGTGCTGCGTGATAAAGTGGCAAGGCCGCTGCAGGATCTGTGTGTCAGTGTGCTGGATGATGCCAGCGGGCAGAAGCAGCTGGAGAATTCCATCGACAAGATTACTTCCACATTAAGCTCCATATCCATTGATCAGACTGAAGCGGAAGTAGAGCTGCTTACCACCGGGCGTAAATCCATTCTGGAACAGATCAGGGGCATTGAAGACAGATTGCGGCTCTCCAGAGAGAACGATTACCGGCCTATCGTAATTTCCGGTACAGCGTTTGATCCGTCTGAAGCTGCCAAGTTAATCTTTGCAGGCCGGGATACTATGGAGCAGATTCCGGGGAGGGTAGCAGCCGGACATGCTTGTCCGCTTACCCCTGAAGAACTGGAACATTTATATAGAAGCTCTGGAGAAATCAGTGCGCAGGATGAGACGGAATTCCAATACTTGAGTAATCGTCTGGAACTGTCTGTCACGCCGGAAATATTCCATGCGCTTGTGCTGGAGCATCAGCAGCTGTCCGATATGGATACCGGCAGGCATCTTCCTTACTTCACGCCGGGTTCGGACGTATCCCCCGATAAGCTTAACGCTGCTCTACAGCAGCTTCGTGAAGCGTTTGGTGGGGTTTCTGAGGAAGAGTGGAAGCTGGATCTGATCTCGGCAAAAGATAATGATAAGCACGATTGGACCAATCTGCTGGAAGAAGTGGAGAAATGGCTTGAGCTATACCGGATAGCGAGAACTGCCAAATACAAATACGGCTTTGAACATTTGGCCGGTACGGATCTTCAGCCGCTGCTGCCTGTGCTGGAGGAAATGAAACGGTATCTGGAAGGCGGAGGGAAGCTGAGCGCCTTTCAGCTGCTGCTCAAGAGGCAGTGGAAGAAGGCCTGCGAGCTTATTGCACCTCCCGGCAAAGGAACCGAAGAGGTCAATGCCGACTATTTGGAGGCTCTGCTTGCAGTTGGTGCTTATCAGGATCAACATACCAAGTCCGTCATCCGCTGGAAGCGTCAGGTTACGGACCGGGGCGGATATGATCTGTCACAGTTCGGACCACAGCCTGAAGAGTATATGGATCAGATTATTCAGGAGATCCGCAGCCTGCTGGACTGGCGGCAGACAAGCCTTGATCCGCCGCTTCATTCCCTGGAGGGTGAAGGGCTGCTGTGGAATGTTCTGCTGAACGCGAGTCCTATGGCGGTGGGCAAACATATGGAATGGCAACATATGCGGGAGCTGATAGAACAGGAGCTTCCTTCTATTATAGATTCATATATTGCTGCAGAGAGATGGAAGACAGTCAAAGAGCAGCTCGCGGAAGCAGGCAGGGCTGCGGAGTCTCTGGCAGACTACCGTTCCGCTATAGCCGGCCGGTTGCAGCAAAGCGTAGTCCGGCTGGACCCGCAGTCCTATGAACAAGCGTATCAGGCGGTTCAGCTTCTATGGGATAAAAGTGCCTTAATCGGCCAACGCCAGGAATGGCTGCAGCGTCTGCAGCAGAGCGCTCCGGATTGGGCTCAGGCGGTTCGGAGCAGAAGCGGAATCCACGGTGAGCACCAGGCACCGGCCGGACTTGAAGCGGTCTGGCTGCTCAAACAGCTGGATATGGAGCTTGATCAGCGGGCAGGAATTTCAGCACAGGAGCTTCAGGAGGAACTGGCGGATGTCCGCCGGGAATTCAAGGCGGCCACACTTCAATTAGTGGAGAAGAAGGCCTGGCTGGCGCTTGCCCGGAAAACTACGCTGAAGCAGCAGAACGCGCTTCATGGATGGAAGCTGCTGATGAAGAAAGCCGGCAAGCGCACAGGTAAAGCGGCTCCCCATCTGCTTGCCGAAGCCCGGAAGCTGATGCCGGTCTGCCAGACGGCTGTTCCTGTCTGGATTATGCCCACATACAGAGTGGTCGACAGCTTCACTCCGTCCGAGAACCGGTTCGATGTGGTTATCGTGGATGAAGCCAGCCAGGCAGATATTATGGCGCTGACAGCACTGTATCTGGGTACGCAAATTGTCGTGGTGGGCGATGATGAGCAGGTAAGTCCGGAAGCCGTCGGCCAGCGGCTGGATGAGACCAGAAGGCTGATGGATGCCCATCTGGAGGGGATTCCCAATGCCGCGCTTTATGACGGCAGCACCTCGATTTATGACTTAGCCAAAACTTCATTCGCGGGCATGACGCAGCTCCGGGAGCATTTCCGCTGCGTGGAGCCGATTATCCAGTTCAGCAACCTGCTCTCCTATAATGGTTCCATTCTTCCCCTCCGCGATGCCAGCGGAGTAATTACGAAACCGTATACTGTAGAATACAGGGTTCAGGGCGGGAACCGGAACAATAAACGCAATGAGGTGGAAGCAGAGGCCATTGCTTCGCTGATTCTGTCTGCTATCCGGCTGGAAGAATACAAGGATGCTACATTTGGCGTGATTACGCTGCTTGGCGAAGAGCAGGCTATTCTGATTGACCAGTATTTACAGAAGTATATTCCGGCAACAGAATACAAACGGCGGAAGATACGCTGCGGCAACTCCGCGCAGTTTCAGGGCGATGAGCGCGACATTATTTTCTTATCCATGGTGGATGCTTCGGAGGAAGCCGTGCCCCTGCGCCTGATCTCTGATCCGGGGAACCGCACCAAGAAACGGTATAACGTAGCTGTGAGCCGCGCCCGTGACCAGTTATGGCTGGTACACTCACTCGATTCCGTAGCCCAGCTCAAAGAAGGCGACTTACGGAAACGTTTAATTGAATATGTCAGAAATCCGTATGAAGCGGATGAAACGTATAAACAGCATGAGCCTGTGCCGGAATCCGAATTCGAGCGGCAGGTGATGCGGCGGGTGCTGCAGGAAAGCTATAGGGTACTGCCTCAATGGAAGGTGGGGGCGTACCGGATCGATATGGTAGTCGAAGGGGGAGGGAAACGTCTGGCAGTGGAATGCGACGGGGACAAATGGCATCCTGCCGGGAAGCTTAAGGAGGATATGGACAGACAGTCCATACTGGAACGTCTTGGCTGGAGATTTGTACGGATCCGGGGAGGGGAGTTTTTCAGGAATCCGGAGCAGGCGCTGCAGCCATTGTTCCGCAGACTGGAGGAGCTGAATATTCCCCGTGAGCTTCACCGGCAGGAGGAAGATGCGGATGCCGGGGATACCGGACAACATGCGCTGAAGGCGGCCGTCGTCAACGGGGCGGCGCAGATCCGGCGGGAGTGGCAGGAGCTTGATCAGGAATCCGGTGCAGATCATTCAACTGCTGCGGAATCAGCGGCGGAACCGGCCGGGTTCATGGCTGCGGAGCAAGAGGAGACGGCGGAAATCTTTTATCAGGAAATCAGCCGGCAGCCGAATTTGACGGACTATTGGACGGAAGAAATGCGAAATAGAGAAGAGGAAAGACAGGCGGCACTGGAGCAGGAGCTTATCAGGCTGGAAGCGGATGCGGGTCTGGAAGTTCCTTATTGGCAGGGCTTATCGGCTGACAGTGCTGAAACGGGAGATTATGGGGACTCCGGTTTTGAGCTGGCGGAATATCTGTACAGCCGCGGGCTGCTGTTTGTGGATACCAGGGATCAGGACGGCGTCATCTGGATCATTGAGGACCTGGGCCTGATCCGGTACTTACCGGAGCTGCGGCGGAAGGGGGTACCGCTACATTATCTGAAAGAAGGCGTGTACGCTACCCGCTGGAGAGCCGCCTGGTATAGCAGATAA
- a CDS encoding cupin domain-containing protein, whose protein sequence is MFYHDQEIQAVTVDGNTTRKVLAHSDQIMYTKVMFAKAQEGEIPLHKHVHEQVTYVLQGSFQFMIDDGETQEVQTVHVGDSIHFPSNVLHGCIPLEDGGVLLDAFTPVRVDFL, encoded by the coding sequence ATGTTTTATCACGATCAAGAAATCCAGGCTGTAACTGTAGACGGCAATACTACCCGGAAGGTGCTCGCACACAGTGACCAGATCATGTATACGAAGGTGATGTTCGCCAAGGCCCAGGAAGGAGAAATTCCGCTGCACAAGCATGTGCATGAACAGGTTACTTATGTGCTGCAGGGCAGCTTTCAGTTCATGATCGATGACGGTGAAACGCAGGAGGTGCAGACCGTCCATGTTGGCGACAGCATCCACTTCCCGTCCAATGTACTTCACGGCTGTATTCCGCTGGAGGATGGCGGCGTTCTGCTGGATGCTTTTACACCGGTACGGGTGGATTTTCTGTAA
- a CDS encoding putative immunity protein encodes MREKLAAGGLDKSIAELAGTSNHTVLAVWAADCAERVLPYLEAACPEDKRPRQAVEAARAWVRGELKMIAARQAAFAAHSAARDAGPAEACAAARAAGHAAATAHVATHAVHAATYAVKAVHAAAAPAGAELAVTQEREWQYRHLAQLNEE; translated from the coding sequence GTGAGAGAGAAACTGGCCGCGGGTGGGCTGGACAAGTCCATCGCCGAGCTTGCAGGCACAAGTAATCATACAGTATTAGCCGTCTGGGCTGCGGACTGTGCAGAACGCGTGCTGCCCTATCTGGAGGCAGCATGCCCGGAAGACAAGCGGCCCCGGCAAGCGGTTGAAGCCGCACGCGCCTGGGTGCGCGGTGAGCTTAAGATGATTGCAGCCCGCCAGGCTGCGTTTGCCGCTCATTCGGCGGCCCGTGACGCCGGTCCGGCAGAGGCCTGCGCTGCAGCCCGCGCTGCCGGACATGCGGCGGCAACTGCGCATGTTGCCACCCATGCAGTGCATGCCGCAACCTATGCCGTCAAGGCTGTTCATGCCGCAGCGGCTCCTGCCGGAGCCGAACTCGCCGTCACGCAGGAGCGTGAATGGCAATACCGGCATTTGGCCCAGCTGAATGAAGAGTGA
- a CDS encoding ABC transporter ATP-binding protein has protein sequence MAFVTVKGEYKRYKMGETLIVANDGIEFEIEQGEFAVIVGPSGAGKSTVLNILGGMDSADEGQVIVDGTDIARFSAKELTGYRRNDVGFVFQFYNLVPNLTTLENVELASQISPRALDARKVLEDVGLGERLNNFPAQLSGGEQQRVAIARALAKQPKLLLCDEPTGALDYNTGKQVLKLLQDTCRNTGTTVIVITHNLAIAPMADRVIEINNAKVRKMVKNASPVSVEDIEW, from the coding sequence ATGGCGTTTGTTACTGTGAAAGGCGAATATAAGCGGTATAAAATGGGGGAGACCCTGATTGTCGCCAATGACGGGATTGAATTTGAAATCGAACAGGGAGAGTTCGCTGTAATTGTAGGACCCAGCGGAGCAGGCAAGTCGACAGTGCTTAACATACTGGGCGGAATGGATTCCGCCGACGAAGGCCAGGTCATTGTGGACGGTACCGACATCGCTCGTTTCAGCGCCAAAGAATTGACCGGCTACCGCCGTAATGACGTGGGTTTTGTATTCCAGTTCTATAATCTTGTCCCCAATCTGACGACGCTGGAGAATGTTGAGCTGGCATCCCAGATTTCTCCCCGGGCGCTGGATGCCCGGAAGGTGCTGGAGGATGTAGGGCTTGGAGAGCGGCTGAATAACTTTCCGGCCCAGCTGTCCGGCGGGGAGCAGCAGCGTGTTGCGATTGCCAGAGCGCTGGCCAAACAGCCGAAGCTGCTGCTCTGCGATGAGCCGACAGGTGCGCTCGATTACAATACCGGCAAACAGGTATTGAAGCTGCTGCAGGATACCTGCCGCAATACCGGAACCACGGTTATTGTTATCACGCATAACCTGGCTATTGCGCCGATGGCGGACCGGGTCATTGAAATCAACAACGCCAAGGTACGGAAAATGGTGAAGAATGCATCTCCGGTATCCGTGGAAGATATCGAATGGTAA